CCGACCTGGATCGGCGGCGGGAGCAACAGCACCAGGCCCGGGCCGGCCATCTTCTGATACCTCCCGAGCGCCAGGACCACGAGGCGTTGGTACTGCGGCACGATGTGGATGATCGTGCGCAGGATGAGGATCACGATGACTGCAGCGAAGATCGTGATCGCGAGACCGATATCCATCAGGACGCTCCCCTCCCCGGTGACGAATCACTCGGCTCGACGATAAGGCTCAGGCCTTCCTTGCGTTTCACACGGACTCCGCTTCCCTTCAGGATCGCGCCGCTCTCACTACGCGCGGACCACTCCTCGCCTCCGACGTATGCGACCCCGTTCGGACCTATGTCGCTCTTCGCGACGCCAGTCGCACCCACGAGGATGGGCGAGCCGCCGGCCCAAGCGAGTTGGCGCGTCGCGAGCGCGAATCGCGCGACGAAGAAGAAGAATCCGCCCGACACGAGCGCGACCGTGGCGATGACGACAGGATCGACGTCAGCGCGCAGGCCCGGGAAGGTCGGCCGCAGCGGCGGGAACAGGATGATCGTCCCCACGATGAGCGAGACGAGACCGCCCGCGGTGAGCAGGAAGTGGCTGGCGATCTTGATCTCGGCCACGAAGAGCACGATCGAGAAGATCAGAAGAGCGATCCCCGCCGCGCTCGCATCAAGGGTGCCGAACGCGAAGAGCGCGAGGATGATGGCGATCACGCCGATGATGCCGGGGAAGATGAGGCTCGGATTGCTGAGCTCGAAGATGATGCCGTACGTCCCGATCGTGAACAGGAGCACCGCGATCTGCGGATCGACGATCAGGTGCAGCAGTGCCTCGAACGGGTTCGGGCCGCTCTCCTCGAGGACCGCTCCCTTCGTCGCGAGCGTGACGGTCCCGCGGCTCGTCGAGACCTGTCGGCCATCGGCGCGGTCGACCAGGTCACGCACGTCGGCGGCGATGTAGTCGACGACCTTGAGGCTAACGGCCTCGTCCGCGCCGATGCTCACGCTCTTGCGCACCGCGTCCTCGGCCCACTGGGCGTTGTGCCCGCGCGCGCGAGCGATATTTGTGATCTGCGCGACCGCGTCGTTCTCGGCCTTCAGCCGCAGGTCACCTTGGATGTCGCCGCCCGACGAATCGACCGGATGGGCGGCGCCGATGTTCGTCGAAGGCGCCATCGCCGCGACGTTGCCCGCGAGAGTGATGAACGTGCCCGCCGAAGCGGCGTGCGCACCCGAGGGCGCGACGTAGGTGAGGATCGGGACGCCGGCGTTCAGCATCCGCCCGGTGATCTTGTAGGTGGAGTCGATGAGACCGCCCGGCGTATCGATGACGAAGACGACCGCGGCGACCTTTCGCTCCTCGCCCTCGTCGATCATCCGGTCGACGTAACGGGCGGTGATCGGGTTGATGACGCCTTCGATGTGCCCGACCAGCACGGTATGGGCGTCGTCGGCGGCGAGGGCGAAGCTGGATACGCCGAGCGCCATCGCGACGATCGATGCCAGCCGTAGCGCGATGCGCATGGATCGAGGATAGACCCGGGCCGTCAGCGCGCCAGCCGCAGCCGCACCGGCATCCGTCCGCGCTCGACGTACCAGTCCCCGACCCATTCCGCGCCGTACTTGGCGCGGAACAGATCGACGACGTGGCGGAGCGCGGCGGCCTCGTCGGCGATCGGCTCCCTCACCGCGCCAAGCTCGAACGTACCGACGCGGATCCGGCAACGCGGGTCGCGGGCGAGGTTCCGATACCAATCGCTGTCGCGATCGGTCCGCAGCCAGATCCCTCCGTTCTCGTAGGCGCACCACACGGTCGCCTCGTGCGGACGACCGGTCTTCCGGCCGCGTGTGATCAGCACGATCTCCTCCGCTGCGCGGAGCTCGGCGGCGGCTTCCACCTAGGCGATGGCCGCGCGAAGCAGCGACGCGAGGCGCGAAAGCGCGGCGTGCTGGTGCTCGCGGTACGCAGGCGTCCACCCGTGACCGCCCGGAATGCGCTCGATGACCGTCTGAGGCGCCGCCTTCGTGAGCGCGGCGACCGTCTGCGGCGTGTCGACGAACGCATCTTGATCGGCGAGGACCGCGGCGAGCGGACCTTTCCAACTCCGGAGCGCGCCGGTGCGGTCGTCCGTGAGCAGATCTCGCGCGAGCTCTCGGCCTGCACGCGCGTCGGCCGCCAGGAGGTCCGCCTGATCGTGCGCGAGATGCTCCGGGTCGACCTGCGCGCCTTCCGCGAAGAGCCTGCGATGCAGCATCGACAGCGTCGTGCTCCGCCGCACGGGACCCCACAGCACGCCCATCGGTGAGACGAGCAGCGCGAGCTGCGCGCGGATGAGCGGCCGGATCAGGGCCGGCCGCAAGAACGGCGTGTGGAGCAACAGCGCCGTCACGCGGTCAGGCGCGAGATCAGCGAAGGCGAGCGCGATCGCGGTGCCCGAACACAGGCCGCCTACGGCCACGTGTTCGAAGCCGCGCGCTGCGATCAGATCCAGCGCCCACTGCGCGTAGGCGCGCGCGGTATGTCGCGTGGCGAGCGGCGCGACGCCTGCACATCCGGGGAGATCGGGCACGAGCACGCTGAAGTGCGGCGCGAGAGCGGGGAGCCAGGCGCTCAGGTTGTGGCTCGATCCATTCCATCCGTGGAAGAGGAGGAGCGGCGGACGGTCCCCCCGCTGCGCACCCACGCGAATGACGCTACCGCACGTCAGCGGGCGCGAACGATCCGCCCCACCGCGA
This sequence is a window from Candidatus Limnocylindria bacterium. Protein-coding genes within it:
- a CDS encoding nodulation protein NfeD; its protein translation is MRIALRLASIVAMALGVSSFALAADDAHTVLVGHIEGVINPITARYVDRMIDEGEERKVAAVVFVIDTPGGLIDSTYKITGRMLNAGVPILTYVAPSGAHAASAGTFITLAGNVAAMAPSTNIGAAHPVDSSGGDIQGDLRLKAENDAVAQITNIARARGHNAQWAEDAVRKSVSIGADEAVSLKVVDYIAADVRDLVDRADGRQVSTSRGTVTLATKGAVLEESGPNPFEALLHLIVDPQIAVLLFTIGTYGIIFELSNPSLIFPGIIGVIAIILALFAFGTLDASAAGIALLIFSIVLFVAEIKIASHFLLTAGGLVSLIVGTIILFPPLRPTFPGLRADVDPVVIATVALVSGGFFFFVARFALATRQLAWAGGSPILVGATGVAKSDIGPNGVAYVGGEEWSARSESGAILKGSGVRVKRKEGLSLIVEPSDSSPGRGAS
- a CDS encoding nitroreductase/quinone reductase family protein; translated protein: MEAAAELRAAEEIVLITRGRKTGRPHEATVWCAYENGGIWLRTDRDSDWYRNLARDPRCRIRVGTFELGAVREPIADEAAALRHVVDLFRAKYGAEWVGDWYVERGRMPVRLRLAR
- a CDS encoding alpha/beta fold hydrolase produces the protein MGAQRGDRPPLLLFHGWNGSSHNLSAWLPALAPHFSVLVPDLPGCAGVAPLATRHTARAYAQWALDLIAARGFEHVAVGGLCSGTAIALAFADLAPDRVTALLLHTPFLRPALIRPLIRAQLALLVSPMGVLWGPVRRSTTLSMLHRRLFAEGAQVDPEHLAHDQADLLAADARAGRELARDLLTDDRTGALRSWKGPLAAVLADQDAFVDTPQTVAALTKAAPQTVIERIPGGHGWTPAYREHQHAALSRLASLLRAAIA